In Nocardia asteroides, a single genomic region encodes these proteins:
- a CDS encoding ATP-binding protein: MQSADGLGSPLGTAQLLRVVAEELTSLYKHSTCGAVHLDQLGKLDKLRALVAKALGSEDPGVEDPAVLLSVLVALDRFAQGESIKEKKVARKKQNSRGTMSHDIVQAVGEMLLIEDRVEPGLVKRRERAGKKVGTQGREMHDDNSQARNKLPLYRRSYVGYLWKTLNDPEIRALILGAPVRLPLRREFSPVCEDIAREGEQVDEVTDTSASLLSGEWVIAARFGRSADDGPPIIQRPQEIAEIESWISGKQRVLLLAGDSGNGKSTLAMQTLAASKYASTVYYIDAGNILSLQMTLGKYLPEGPVPDVKKAIDSFVRTLSRADARSIDSIVFLDNVSDFSEVEPIVVWASRTLITAEERIVPTDFIHPFSVIDVEPMPLSSAQQLISWFRPEESAEAVCRFASSVGRKPRIIMDCLAMFPNDNTSLDEMSDLIANEESRLIQRKGESNRRAVHKLYERYFIRLESEDVIASLLLASIAHLSTDYVPTEVCGETLSRYGTLFPEFGDLSKFAVKAVAEPLHRRYLITRDLKNIRIHGVTAQLFRDVTRANRRDIVHSFIEAYFEFRQSIATARFGRLHPELINWAPTICTVLKQFPVAILETIERNRLDQLVGDVRVGMAYLGRFEDYIEMVYTHNGIAIGYLEYKAMLKACFHFGKISRQEYLDKLRGLVQRDKRVADDPEVLLAVAEVSYKIREILVEWPVPIPELKSVLQTDIVNVVKLGLALTFSRSLNWVGVGGIMTPQLLSAIDRESLGSFPIYAAGMARHAVEFYGLQGNHEVAKDWHFFMERVQEAPDLADSFGREADSAEGQAWILRSTLSDVDSARQVSDAFVTAAQKHVRAGGRRHAVALYTEAYLIDVVFEVRKADDSERSSLRQLLDSLDEPHLQCRIAILEEMALQLKSDYVFNLKSLADLTLQAWEAYQDARGRRLGLAAQIAVLRRRSSRKGELRNLLSELAGLVMPHKGFSTNDDALQWLRAVSADPRFMSLM, translated from the coding sequence ATGCAAAGCGCGGACGGGCTAGGATCACCTCTGGGGACCGCCCAGCTTCTCCGTGTAGTGGCCGAAGAATTGACCAGCTTGTACAAGCATTCCACATGCGGTGCGGTTCACCTTGATCAGCTGGGGAAACTGGACAAACTCAGAGCGCTAGTCGCAAAAGCTCTGGGTTCAGAGGATCCCGGCGTCGAAGATCCGGCGGTCTTGCTAAGTGTCCTGGTTGCTCTTGACAGGTTTGCGCAGGGTGAGAGCATCAAGGAGAAGAAGGTTGCGCGCAAAAAGCAAAACTCGCGCGGGACAATGTCACACGATATCGTGCAAGCGGTGGGCGAGATGCTTCTTATTGAAGACCGAGTCGAACCCGGTCTAGTTAAGAGGCGGGAGCGTGCAGGCAAAAAGGTGGGCACTCAAGGCCGCGAGATGCACGACGACAACTCGCAAGCGCGTAATAAGTTGCCGCTGTACCGACGGAGTTATGTCGGATACCTCTGGAAAACACTCAACGATCCTGAAATTCGTGCTCTGATTCTGGGTGCCCCCGTGAGATTGCCTCTCAGGAGAGAGTTCTCTCCAGTCTGTGAAGATATTGCGAGAGAGGGCGAGCAGGTGGATGAAGTAACAGACACATCCGCTTCGTTGCTCTCAGGCGAGTGGGTCATAGCCGCTCGTTTTGGACGCTCCGCCGATGATGGACCACCAATAATTCAGCGACCTCAAGAAATTGCGGAGATAGAGAGCTGGATTTCAGGGAAACAACGTGTGCTGCTATTAGCGGGGGATAGTGGCAATGGAAAGTCCACGCTCGCAATGCAAACGCTCGCCGCAAGCAAATACGCTTCTACGGTCTACTATATCGATGCGGGAAACATTCTGAGCCTACAAATGACGCTGGGAAAGTATCTTCCAGAGGGTCCTGTACCAGACGTCAAGAAGGCGATCGATTCGTTTGTAAGAACGCTGTCTCGGGCGGACGCTAGAAGTATTGATTCTATCGTATTCCTCGACAATGTTTCCGACTTTTCCGAAGTCGAGCCCATTGTCGTCTGGGCGTCTCGAACTCTTATCACTGCAGAAGAAAGGATAGTCCCAACCGACTTCATTCACCCCTTCAGCGTTATCGATGTTGAGCCAATGCCTCTTTCGTCCGCTCAACAGTTGATCTCTTGGTTTCGCCCCGAGGAGAGCGCGGAGGCGGTCTGTCGATTCGCTAGCTCGGTAGGACGCAAACCAAGAATAATCATGGACTGTTTAGCAATGTTCCCCAATGACAACACTTCGCTAGATGAAATGTCTGATCTAATCGCGAACGAAGAGAGTCGTCTCATTCAGCGGAAGGGAGAGTCAAATCGTCGCGCAGTTCACAAGCTGTACGAGCGCTACTTCATAAGGCTTGAAAGCGAAGACGTAATAGCATCTCTGCTGCTGGCGAGTATCGCTCATCTCAGTACCGATTATGTTCCGACCGAGGTCTGCGGAGAAACTCTGTCGCGTTACGGCACATTATTTCCAGAGTTCGGCGACCTCTCGAAGTTTGCTGTAAAAGCAGTAGCAGAACCGCTCCATCGTCGATACCTTATTACGCGGGATCTCAAAAATATCCGCATTCACGGAGTGACGGCTCAACTCTTCCGTGACGTGACGCGGGCAAACCGACGCGACATCGTACACTCGTTCATTGAAGCTTATTTCGAATTCAGGCAGTCAATTGCCACCGCCCGGTTCGGACGCCTGCATCCCGAGTTGATCAATTGGGCGCCAACAATATGCACTGTCTTGAAACAGTTCCCAGTTGCAATTCTGGAAACAATCGAGCGCAATCGGCTCGACCAACTCGTTGGCGATGTCCGGGTCGGAATGGCATACCTCGGCCGATTCGAGGACTATATAGAAATGGTGTATACCCATAATGGTATCGCCATCGGGTACCTTGAGTATAAAGCAATGCTCAAGGCCTGCTTTCACTTTGGGAAGATTTCAAGGCAAGAATATCTTGATAAATTGCGCGGCTTAGTTCAGCGCGATAAGCGGGTTGCTGATGATCCAGAGGTGCTGCTGGCAGTTGCTGAAGTGTCATACAAGATCCGCGAAATCCTCGTAGAGTGGCCCGTTCCCATTCCTGAGCTCAAGTCGGTACTGCAGACCGACATTGTCAACGTGGTGAAGTTGGGGTTGGCTTTGACGTTCAGCAGGTCGCTGAATTGGGTGGGAGTAGGTGGAATTATGACACCACAGCTGTTGAGCGCGATCGATCGAGAATCCCTGGGATCCTTTCCTATTTATGCGGCTGGCATGGCGAGGCATGCGGTAGAGTTCTACGGGCTTCAAGGTAATCATGAGGTAGCAAAGGATTGGCACTTCTTCATGGAGCGAGTCCAGGAAGCGCCGGATCTCGCCGATTCATTTGGACGTGAAGCAGATTCGGCTGAAGGGCAAGCGTGGATTCTGCGATCAACATTGAGTGACGTGGATTCAGCGCGGCAAGTGTCGGACGCATTCGTTACTGCGGCGCAGAAACATGTACGCGCCGGGGGACGGCGGCATGCGGTAGCTTTATATACTGAGGCATACCTTATCGACGTAGTGTTCGAAGTCCGCAAGGCTGACGATTCGGAGCGTAGTAGTCTGCGCCAGCTGCTCGACAGCTTGGACGAGCCACATCTGCAATGTCGTATCGCCATCCTTGAAGAGATGGCTCTGCAGCTTAAATCGGACTATGTTTTTAATCTGAAAAGCTTAGCCGATCTAACGCTTCAGGCATGGGA
- a CDS encoding SMP-30/gluconolactonase/LRE family protein — protein sequence MRIVREGIGFGESLRWHGGRPWVADWAAGQVLALDDAGGAEVIAEVPSFPLCFDFLPDGRLLLLDSAGRRVLRREPDGTLATHADLAEFGATPWNEIVVDAAGRAYLNNIGFDFPGGEFAPGFLVLVETDGIARRVAGDVAFPNGMAVLPGGRTLILAESYAERLTAFAVHPDGTLGAAAEWAATPGDHPDGICADADGAIWYADVGTSRCVRVRAGGERCGTVEFDRGAFSCTLGRGANPQLYVVGQRWGDERGGPSGVVAAVPAPAPGAGWP from the coding sequence ATGCGAATCGTGCGCGAGGGGATCGGATTCGGGGAATCGCTGCGCTGGCACGGCGGACGGCCCTGGGTGGCCGACTGGGCCGCCGGGCAGGTGCTCGCGCTGGACGACGCGGGCGGGGCGGAGGTGATCGCCGAGGTCCCGTCCTTCCCGCTCTGCTTCGACTTCCTGCCGGACGGCAGGCTGCTGCTGCTCGACTCCGCCGGGCGCCGGGTGCTGCGCCGGGAACCGGACGGCACCCTCGCCACCCACGCCGACCTGGCCGAATTCGGCGCCACGCCGTGGAACGAGATCGTGGTGGACGCGGCGGGCCGCGCCTACCTGAACAACATCGGCTTCGACTTCCCCGGCGGCGAATTCGCCCCCGGCTTCCTGGTCCTCGTCGAGACCGACGGCATCGCGCGCCGGGTGGCCGGTGACGTCGCCTTCCCGAACGGCATGGCCGTCCTGCCCGGCGGGCGGACCCTGATCCTGGCCGAGTCCTACGCGGAGCGGTTGACCGCGTTCGCCGTGCACCCGGACGGCACGCTCGGCGCGGCCGCGGAGTGGGCCGCCACCCCCGGTGACCACCCCGACGGCATCTGCGCCGACGCCGACGGCGCGATCTGGTACGCCGATGTCGGCACCTCCCGCTGCGTCCGGGTGCGCGCGGGCGGGGAGCGCTGCGGCACCGTGGAATTCGACCGCGGCGCCTTCTCCTGCACGCTCGGCCGCGGCGCGAACCCGCAGCTCTACGTGGTCGGCCAGCGGTGGGGCGACGAGCGGGGCGGGCCATCGGGAGTGGTGGCCGCGGTGCCCGCACCCGCGCCCGGCGCCGGGTGGCCGTAA
- a CDS encoding MT-A70 family methyltransferase has product MKENDAANSSSPARRYRTILADPPWDILQQGARGAEHHYPLMTTDEIEAMPITDLAEEDAHLWLWVTNGSWRAGYDVMTAWGFTYRSPLTWVKPRLQLGHYLRNMTEHVLFGTRGKAPVKFRAQPTWFMAPTQEHSHKPEEQFGIIERVSPGPYLELFARRRQPGWDAWGNEIDSDVVIPGYPVPSDSARAPRGPLGPPSISS; this is encoded by the coding sequence ATGAAGGAGAACGACGCAGCCAACTCATCCTCACCGGCCAGGCGCTACCGCACCATCTTGGCCGACCCGCCCTGGGACATCCTGCAGCAGGGTGCACGCGGTGCCGAGCACCACTACCCGCTGATGACCACCGACGAAATTGAGGCGATGCCTATCACTGATCTCGCCGAGGAGGACGCCCACCTGTGGCTGTGGGTCACCAACGGCTCGTGGCGCGCCGGATACGACGTCATGACCGCCTGGGGCTTCACGTACCGCTCACCGCTCACCTGGGTCAAACCCCGCCTGCAGCTCGGCCACTACCTGCGCAATATGACCGAGCATGTCCTGTTCGGCACTCGCGGGAAGGCGCCAGTCAAGTTCCGAGCCCAGCCGACCTGGTTCATGGCTCCCACCCAGGAGCACAGCCACAAGCCCGAGGAACAGTTCGGCATTATCGAACGGGTCAGCCCCGGGCCGTACCTGGAGCTCTTCGCTCGCCGCCGTCAGCCCGGCTGGGACGCGTGGGGAAACGAAATCGACTCCGATGTCGTCATTCCCGGCTACCCGGTACCGTCGGACTCCGCCCGAGCACCGCGCGGACCGCTCGGGCCACCAAGCATCAGTTCATGA
- a CDS encoding type IV secretory system conjugative DNA transfer family protein, whose amino-acid sequence MTTNSLSPDLTADSLVWQLLFWPSPFREGAATSLLRDWAAQKHAPQLILEARSTADGVEYLVGSQLRHAHGVRRSVEQLVNGAVVTPFDPTERGDIVTARRMKLTATDWPLEPVDRVASSRSILSALTAVKVAERLVIQVVLGPRRQPMLPPVEQPSSGHQSTASKVWQGLLPDKRPNARQALVRKLGQHGFAAVVRIGVEAGTAERRKSLLLGLAAAIGTVETAGVHFKLAEEKAGKINEPKSAWSILTPAQPLSVPELSHLLAWPVSDSRDDRFPGQPPIHPRPVRPTPALLSGERVIAESNAPGVSGTVGYDVLDAMRHTWVIGPNGTGKSTLLLNLIVQDLQAGRPVVVIEPKDLVADVLARIPEHRRNDIVLLDPLDEAPVGINPLAHSEGRTPEVIADSLFGTIHAIHGDLGPRSADILRNSLEVLAKRDDASLTMLPLLLTNPGFRRSLTQRVIREDPFAAGPFWAWFDSLSPEAVDTKIAPLSNKLRPLLTKQLRAVLAQRNPRFNTRQVLRENKVLLVPLQKGVIGPEAAQLLGAIILAELWQAVRERAGTSENSRTPVMVYIDEVQDYLRLPTDLGDALATARSLRAGFHLAHQYQKQLPPAMLDAFRNNARSRITFQLQAGDAKDMATGQSVLAPEDFGALPAHHVYVNLMRDNTVQPWASGVTLPPPPVTSDPAEIRRLSRERYGQPLDEIEAGFTELLEQVSGGGAEGAGGRRRRRQA is encoded by the coding sequence ATGACGACGAATAGTCTCTCCCCCGACCTCACCGCCGACTCTCTCGTTTGGCAGCTATTGTTCTGGCCGAGCCCATTTCGAGAAGGAGCCGCCACCTCGCTTCTGCGCGACTGGGCTGCGCAGAAGCACGCGCCTCAGCTTATTCTCGAAGCCCGCTCCACCGCTGACGGCGTCGAATATCTCGTCGGCAGTCAACTGCGGCACGCCCACGGCGTTCGGCGTTCGGTCGAGCAGCTAGTCAATGGCGCAGTGGTGACCCCGTTTGACCCGACTGAGCGCGGTGACATCGTCACGGCGCGTCGGATGAAGCTCACCGCGACGGACTGGCCGCTGGAGCCGGTCGACCGGGTGGCCTCCAGCCGCTCCATCCTGTCCGCGCTTACAGCGGTCAAAGTTGCTGAGCGCCTGGTGATCCAAGTCGTCCTCGGCCCGCGCCGCCAGCCGATGCTGCCGCCGGTCGAACAGCCATCCAGCGGCCATCAATCGACCGCCTCGAAGGTATGGCAAGGTCTGCTGCCCGACAAGCGTCCCAACGCCCGCCAAGCCCTCGTCCGCAAGCTCGGCCAGCACGGCTTCGCTGCGGTGGTGCGGATCGGCGTCGAGGCCGGCACGGCGGAGCGTCGCAAGTCTTTGCTACTCGGCCTGGCTGCGGCTATCGGCACGGTGGAGACGGCCGGCGTGCACTTCAAGCTGGCCGAGGAGAAGGCCGGGAAGATCAACGAGCCCAAGTCCGCCTGGTCGATTCTGACTCCGGCACAGCCGCTCAGCGTGCCGGAACTGAGCCACCTTCTGGCATGGCCGGTATCAGATAGCCGCGATGATCGCTTCCCCGGCCAACCGCCGATCCACCCTCGCCCCGTCAGACCGACCCCAGCTCTATTGTCCGGTGAGCGGGTGATTGCCGAATCCAATGCGCCCGGCGTCTCCGGCACCGTCGGCTACGACGTCCTCGACGCCATGCGCCACACCTGGGTGATCGGGCCGAACGGCACCGGCAAGTCGACGCTACTGCTCAACCTGATCGTCCAGGACCTCCAGGCCGGGCGTCCGGTCGTGGTCATCGAGCCCAAGGACCTGGTGGCCGATGTGTTGGCCCGCATTCCCGAGCACCGCCGCAACGACATCGTCCTGCTCGACCCGCTCGATGAGGCACCGGTGGGCATCAACCCGCTGGCGCACAGCGAAGGCCGCACGCCGGAGGTGATCGCCGACTCGCTGTTCGGCACCATCCACGCCATTCACGGCGACCTCGGCCCGCGCTCGGCCGACATCCTGCGCAACAGCCTGGAAGTGCTGGCCAAGCGCGACGACGCCAGCCTCACCATGCTGCCGTTGCTGCTGACCAATCCGGGGTTCCGGCGGTCACTCACCCAGCGGGTCATCCGCGAGGATCCGTTCGCGGCTGGGCCGTTCTGGGCCTGGTTCGACTCGCTCTCGCCGGAGGCAGTGGACACCAAGATCGCCCCGCTGAGCAACAAGCTGCGCCCGTTGCTGACCAAGCAGCTCCGAGCCGTGCTGGCCCAGCGTAACCCGAGGTTTAATACCCGGCAGGTGCTGCGCGAGAACAAGGTGCTGCTGGTGCCCTTGCAGAAGGGCGTGATCGGGCCCGAGGCGGCGCAGCTGCTCGGGGCGATCATCTTGGCCGAGCTCTGGCAAGCAGTACGGGAGCGAGCGGGCACATCAGAAAACTCCCGCACGCCGGTCATGGTCTACATCGACGAGGTGCAGGACTACCTGCGCCTGCCGACCGACCTCGGGGATGCGCTGGCCACGGCGCGCAGCTTGCGGGCCGGATTCCACCTGGCCCACCAGTACCAGAAGCAGCTCCCGCCCGCGATGCTCGACGCCTTTCGCAACAACGCCCGGAGCCGGATCACCTTCCAGCTACAAGCGGGCGATGCCAAGGACATGGCCACCGGGCAATCCGTGCTCGCGCCGGAGGACTTCGGCGCGCTGCCCGCCCACCACGTCTACGTCAACCTGATGCGCGACAACACCGTGCAGCCGTGGGCCTCGGGCGTCACGCTGCCGCCACCACCAGTCACCAGTGATCCAGCCGAGATTCGGCGCCTCAGTCGAGAGCGCTACGGCCAGCCCTTGGACGAGATCGAAGCCGGATTCACCGAACTGCTGGAGCAGGTGAGTGGCGGCGGCGCCGAGGGAGCTGGCGGTCGACGCCGAAGGAGGCAAGCATGA
- a CDS encoding replication-relaxation family protein, whose product MTEKSYESGGSDVEVTSVSGIHPAIRTGPTTNPPLTSSSPAQRKPNDGAHGGTTPRRLVRDLSKVAQQLSDRDWSVLRSVAEHRYLSVPHIRVLHFGEMPQASGLRTTQRVLARLRRDRVLASLPARIGGHRSGSGATIHYVDEIGDRLLRQQAERRTRRPFREPTQRFLDHQLGIADAHVAFVEAAAVGRLELLRCETEPGAWRDYVGIGGARVTLKPDLYAETASPPGSDYVDAAFMEIDRGTESIPTLLKKCREYESYRRQGVEQDRNDGAFPRVVWVMTATTAEKAERRRTALQEAITKDRSLPDGLFVAIAPEQLVPLMQKGAES is encoded by the coding sequence ATGACGGAGAAGTCGTACGAAAGTGGTGGAAGCGACGTAGAAGTCACATCGGTCAGCGGTATTCATCCCGCTATTCGCACCGGCCCGACCACGAACCCCCCTCTGACCTCGTCATCTCCCGCCCAGCGGAAGCCGAATGATGGTGCCCATGGGGGCACCACACCCCGGCGGTTGGTCCGCGATCTGAGCAAAGTCGCCCAGCAACTCAGCGACCGGGACTGGTCAGTTCTTCGCTCGGTCGCCGAGCACCGCTACCTGAGCGTCCCGCATATCCGGGTCCTCCACTTCGGCGAGATGCCCCAAGCCAGCGGTCTGCGCACCACCCAGCGGGTACTGGCCCGACTGCGCCGCGACCGCGTACTCGCCAGTTTGCCCGCCCGGATCGGCGGCCACCGCTCCGGAAGCGGTGCCACCATCCACTACGTCGACGAGATTGGCGACCGGCTCCTCCGCCAACAGGCAGAGCGGCGCACGCGCCGTCCCTTCCGCGAACCAACGCAGCGGTTCCTTGATCATCAGCTGGGCATCGCCGATGCACACGTCGCCTTCGTGGAGGCCGCCGCCGTCGGTCGGCTCGAGCTCCTACGCTGCGAGACCGAGCCCGGTGCCTGGCGCGACTACGTCGGCATCGGTGGCGCGCGCGTGACCCTCAAGCCTGACCTGTACGCCGAGACCGCCAGCCCGCCCGGCAGCGACTACGTCGACGCGGCGTTCATGGAGATTGATCGCGGCACCGAGAGCATTCCAACCTTGCTGAAGAAGTGCCGCGAGTACGAGTCCTACCGCCGCCAAGGCGTCGAGCAAGATCGCAACGACGGCGCGTTCCCGCGCGTGGTCTGGGTCATGACGGCCACCACCGCCGAGAAAGCAGAGCGCCGTCGCACCGCGTTGCAGGAGGCCATCACCAAGGACCGCAGCTTGCCGGACGGACTCTTCGTCGCCATTGCCCCGGAGCAGCTCGTACCACTTATGCAGAAAGGAGCCGAATCATGA
- a CDS encoding OmpA family protein has product MPMKKTLPRGRQPRVPTNLRYVVFAVAVAILVIGALCGCASAPTDQVASAITLVATATSAEPRPSLPDSLANKLASMTERSKQRGDATVRLLTSATGEIHSIDMTPTRPNGQVQHAAADAERQINAAIGKLGETLSNATAPVPGLAVLPLLDRAAQIPDADIHVLSSGISTEAPMDFRVLGWNSNVDSIVDSITRQGHLPNLTDRHVTFHGLGIAGGSQPSLPPFARAIVERVWVGICQRAGAASCTVAHDAPSAAAPVATMPVPVIPVPEAITEGGCPVWMNLSDAVLNFAGGSAVLPASADEALRPIVEATKRCTVQAIDITGHIADTGDGDDHNNLAGRRARAVADRLLALGLPPALLGTVSGRGAREPVIPNFTGGVFDEQKAAANRRTEIVFQQASR; this is encoded by the coding sequence ATGCCGATGAAGAAGACGCTGCCGCGCGGCAGACAGCCGCGCGTTCCCACAAATCTTCGCTACGTCGTCTTTGCCGTCGCTGTTGCCATTCTGGTCATCGGCGCATTGTGCGGGTGCGCATCTGCCCCCACGGATCAGGTCGCGTCCGCGATAACGCTCGTAGCTACAGCTACCAGCGCTGAACCCCGCCCGAGCCTGCCAGATTCGCTGGCGAACAAGCTGGCCAGCATGACTGAGCGCTCCAAGCAACGCGGCGACGCCACAGTCCGACTCCTGACCTCCGCTACCGGCGAGATCCACAGCATCGACATGACGCCGACGCGGCCGAACGGCCAGGTGCAGCATGCCGCAGCCGACGCCGAGCGCCAGATCAACGCGGCCATCGGGAAGCTCGGCGAAACCCTCAGCAACGCGACGGCACCAGTTCCGGGCTTGGCCGTGCTGCCGCTGCTCGACCGAGCCGCGCAGATCCCGGACGCCGACATTCACGTGCTGTCCTCAGGCATCAGCACTGAAGCCCCGATGGACTTCCGGGTGCTCGGCTGGAACAGCAACGTGGACAGCATCGTCGACAGCATCACCCGGCAGGGTCATCTGCCCAACCTAACCGACCGTCACGTGACCTTTCATGGCCTGGGTATCGCTGGCGGCTCTCAGCCGAGCTTGCCGCCCTTCGCCCGCGCCATCGTCGAGCGGGTTTGGGTCGGCATCTGCCAGCGAGCCGGAGCGGCGAGTTGCACCGTCGCGCACGACGCGCCGTCTGCAGCGGCGCCCGTGGCCACGATGCCGGTTCCGGTGATCCCCGTGCCGGAGGCGATCACCGAGGGCGGCTGCCCGGTATGGATGAACCTGTCGGATGCGGTGCTGAACTTCGCGGGCGGGAGCGCGGTCCTGCCGGCCAGCGCCGACGAGGCCCTGCGCCCGATCGTGGAGGCCACTAAGCGCTGCACCGTCCAAGCCATCGACATCACCGGGCACATCGCCGACACCGGTGACGGCGACGATCACAACAACCTCGCCGGACGCCGCGCCCGCGCCGTGGCGGACCGCCTGCTCGCGCTCGGCCTGCCACCCGCACTGCTCGGCACGGTGTCCGGCCGAGGTGCCCGCGAGCCGGTCATCCCCAACTTCACCGGTGGCGTCTTCGACGAGCAGAAGGCCGCAGCGAACCGGCGCACAGAAATTGTCTTCCAGCAGGCGAGCCGCTGA
- a CDS encoding helix-turn-helix domain-containing protein — MRASHKEAAIAIGRTIDARCKELKLTRAAIAARSGMSRSTITRVAQGVFLPTPNSLKAIADAIEVPHEELFTLAGWRDSLAIPSRRGPHVQVTYHDVPREIAQEIHAAIDEVAARHDLCLQPNCTRPECRH, encoded by the coding sequence ATGAGAGCATCGCATAAAGAGGCGGCAATAGCGATCGGAAGGACGATCGACGCGCGATGCAAGGAATTGAAGCTCACACGAGCTGCAATCGCAGCACGATCCGGCATGAGCCGATCAACAATTACACGGGTCGCACAAGGGGTTTTTCTTCCGACGCCGAACAGCCTTAAGGCCATCGCGGATGCTATCGAGGTACCGCACGAAGAGCTGTTTACCCTGGCGGGATGGCGAGACTCGCTCGCAATCCCTTCCCGTAGAGGCCCTCACGTCCAGGTCACGTACCACGACGTTCCACGGGAGATCGCACAAGAGATTCACGCCGCGATCGACGAAGTAGCAGCACGCCATGACCTGTGTCTGCAACCAAATTGCACCAGACCAGAGTGTCGCCACTGA
- a CDS encoding DUF1206 domain-containing protein: MAITNTSTGSASRIAQNSTFERVARAGYVMSGIVHLLVGYIALRVAFGGGGTADQSGAMAEIAAAPGGKFVLWFAVVAFVLMALWRLAEAAFGSANKPDKNSKEGEAFRRVKALGTAVIYAGLALTAYSFAKGGGNSSSGQNKGTTAKLMESTGGKALLVIAALVVLGVGAYYVYKGVTKKFLEDLDTNTQLAKRLGTTGYIAKGIAIAVIGGLIAWAVFDHDPSKASGLDGAFKTLGAQPFGQVLLVLAALGIAAYGLFNFFQAKHAKM, translated from the coding sequence ATGGCTATCACCAACACCTCGACGGGCTCCGCTAGCCGGATCGCCCAGAACAGCACGTTCGAGCGCGTGGCCCGCGCCGGATACGTGATGAGCGGAATCGTCCATCTGCTCGTCGGCTACATCGCCCTGCGCGTCGCCTTCGGCGGCGGCGGCACCGCCGATCAGTCCGGGGCCATGGCCGAGATCGCCGCCGCGCCCGGCGGGAAGTTCGTGCTCTGGTTCGCCGTGGTCGCCTTCGTGCTGATGGCGCTCTGGCGGCTGGCCGAGGCGGCCTTCGGCAGCGCCAACAAGCCGGACAAGAACAGCAAGGAGGGCGAGGCGTTCCGCCGGGTCAAGGCGCTCGGCACCGCCGTGATCTACGCCGGGCTCGCGCTCACCGCCTACTCCTTCGCCAAGGGCGGCGGCAACTCGAGCAGCGGTCAGAACAAGGGAACCACCGCCAAGCTGATGGAGAGCACCGGCGGCAAGGCGCTGCTGGTCATCGCGGCGCTGGTCGTGCTCGGCGTCGGCGCCTACTACGTGTACAAGGGCGTCACCAAGAAGTTCCTCGAGGACCTGGACACCAACACCCAGCTGGCCAAGCGCCTCGGCACCACCGGCTACATCGCCAAGGGGATCGCCATCGCCGTCATCGGCGGGCTGATCGCCTGGGCCGTGTTCGACCACGACCCGAGCAAGGCCTCCGGCCTGGACGGCGCCTTCAAGACGCTCGGCGCTCAGCCCTTCGGGCAGGTGCTGCTGGTGCTCGCCGCGCTCGGGATCGCCGCCTACGGCCTGTTCAACTTCTTCCAGGCGAAGCACGCCAAGATGTGA
- a CDS encoding alpha/beta fold hydrolase has protein sequence METEEQIVATFLHDVPAELAAEELARGREQVEDGDVPIPLDAWPEVPTRFLVCRDDRFFPADFMRTLVRERLGIEPDDIEGSHGVMLSRPRELADRLNRYVTSWRASPGRS, from the coding sequence ATGGAGACCGAGGAGCAGATCGTCGCGACCTTCCTGCACGATGTGCCCGCCGAGCTGGCGGCCGAGGAGCTGGCGCGCGGGCGGGAGCAGGTCGAGGACGGCGACGTCCCGATTCCGCTGGATGCCTGGCCGGAGGTGCCGACCCGGTTCCTGGTGTGCCGGGACGACCGCTTCTTCCCGGCGGACTTCATGCGCACGCTCGTGCGCGAACGGCTCGGCATCGAACCCGATGACATCGAGGGGAGTCACGGGGTGATGCTGAGCCGTCCGCGCGAGCTTGCCGACCGGTTGAACCGGTACGTCACATCTTGGCGTGCTTCGCCTGGAAGAAGTTGA